One window of the Podospora pseudocomata strain CBS 415.72m chromosome 7, whole genome shotgun sequence genome contains the following:
- a CDS encoding hypothetical protein (EggNog:ENOG503NUAD; COG:S), which yields MLQTRCLFHRLNMTSSSPLQDNMVRSIAISISSTKLSYFPENLKRNLLRGGVDEATVALLSQGDEAFQSENNEDTHASTTDHGGVGLSSSSTTQRHHASSHQHGNGYSHSHSHTDSSSNSYGHSYDHPCHRSHRQYQQQTASTWDEGDYDEEDEGDEDVSIEEGSPVPGANYTGPPQEVKRHQYERNCHRTLQIMHLAEGTTHSDITNSVRGGQLLDVYLRSHDRSASVSFLHAADAQKFYGYCRRNDLYIRNKRVEVKWNERQFVLPGHVAGKISAGASRNLVIMNCASQHTEEVIREDLDHIHNLVVIKIQFIGGNCHIELNSVHNAIYARTCMLSRMKYKGRRIQFDVDQCAHPYTAPIVLKTKEAPQPKRQSSVSNRFQLLNIDDSEDEENAPPGFRSKKTPLVVA from the exons ATGCTCCAGACTCGTTGTCTGTTTCACAGGTTGAATATGACCAGCTCAAGTCCATTGCAAGACAATATGGTGAGATCTATTGCGATATCTATCAGTTCAACCAAGCTAAGTTATTTTCCAGAGAACCTCAAGCGCAACCTCCTACGTGGTGGCGTAGACGAGGCTACAGTAGCT CTCCTTAGCCAAGGTGATGAGGCTTTCCAATCCGAGAATAACGAGGATACACACGCCTCTACTACGGACCATGGAGGTGTTGgtctctcctcatcctcgacgacgcAGCGTCATCATGCCTCTTCCCACCAACATGGAAACGGTTATTCGCATTCCCATTCGCATACTGATTCCAGCAGCAACTCCTACGGCCATTCCTACGACCATCCCTGCCACCGTTCTCATCGCCAGTACCAACAGCAGACCGCTTCAACATGGGATGAAGGAGActatgacgaggaggacgagggggacGAAGATGTCTCAATCGAAGAAGGGTCCCCTGTTCCTGGCGCAAACTACACAGGACCACCTCAGGAAGTGAAGCGCCATCAGTACGAGCGCAACTGCCATCGTACCCTTCAAATCATGCATCTCGCCGAGGGTACCACTCATTCTGATATCACAAACTCCGTGCGCGGCGGCCAGCTCTTAGACGTGTATCTTCGCTCTCACGACCGCTCAGCTTCCGTCTCGTTTCTTCATGCGGCCGATGCTCAGAAATTCTATGGCTATTGTCGTCGTAATGACTTGTATATCAGAAACAAGAGG GTCGAGGTCAAGTGGAACGAGCGTCAGTTTGTGCTGCCAGGCCATGTGGCGGGCAAAATCTCGGCCGGAGCCAGTCGCAACCTTGTCATCATGAACTGCGCCAGTCAACATACCGAGGAGGTGATTCGCGAAGACTTGGATCATATCCACAACCTGGTTGTGATCAAAATACAGTTCATCGGCGGAAACTGTCATATCGAGCTCAACTCGGTGCACAATGCCATCTATGCTCGCACCTGCATGCTGAGCCGAAT GAAGTACAAAGGCAGAAGAATTCAATTCGACGTGGATCAGTGTGCCCACCCTTACACAGCCCCCATAGTTCTGAAGACCAAGGAAGCTCCTCAGCCAAAGAGGCAATCATCGGTCAGCAATCGCTTCCAGCTCTTGAATATCGACGATtctgaggacgaggagaacGCGCCACCCGGGTTTCGGTCTAAGAAGACTCCCCTAGTGGTGGCCTGA
- a CDS encoding hypothetical protein (COG:T; EggNog:ENOG503NTY5), giving the protein MASKAKSRWADDEEDALREVQLKREKEEKKRLKAEKARKLEAERKTREAAAAAQQEQPPQPQPQESPNGPPPKRRRVSPEQQETHNGVPREEPTTTNLLRFTPGTISRSRSVENYDKLNDIEEGAYGWVSRARCLSTSKIVALKRLKTDPKDRSGLPVTGLREIQILRNSSHRNIVPLLEVVVSDSTTPLEPSIFLVLEFLEHDLKSILEDMPEPFLASEVKTLMLQLCSGVAYLHDNWILHRDLKTSNLLLNNRGQLKIADFGMSRYVGDPPPKLTQLVVTLWYRAPELLLGATTYGSAIDIWSVGCIFGELLAREPLLQGRNEVDELTRIFELCGLPSEESWPSFRRLPNARGLRLPNNPTPGSTNSRIRTKFPLLTSAGVGLFNGLLALDPERRPAAREVLEHEYFRQDPKPKQEAMFPTFPSKAGQERRRKRETPNAPVRGQKAADLGAVDFSGIFAGREKEERGGGFALRMV; this is encoded by the coding sequence ATGGCAAGCAAAGCCAAGTCCCGCTGGgcagacgacgaagaagacgccCTGCGCGAAGTGCAAttgaaaagggaaaaagaggaaaagaagcgCCTCAAAGCCGAAAAGGCGCGCAAACTCGAAGCCGAAAGAAAAACTCGcgaagctgccgccgccgcccaacaagaacaaccaccgcaaccacaaccacaagaaAGCCCCAACggccctcccccaaaacgaAGACGAGTCTCCCCCGAACAACAAGAAACACACAACGGAGTCCCCCGAGaagaaccaaccaccaccaacctcctccgcttcaCCCCCGGAACCATCTCCCGCTCCCGCAGCGTGGAAAACTACGACAAGCTGAACGACATCGAGGAAGGCGCGTACGGCTGGGTCTCCCGCGCCCGctgcctctccacctccaaaatcGTCGCCCTCAAGCGCCTCAAGACCGATCCGAAAGACCGCTCCGGCCTCCCCGTCACCGGCCTGCGAGAGATTCAAATACTACGAAACAGCTCCCACAGAAACATCGTCCCCCTGCTGGAAGTAGTGGTTTCAGACTCGACCACCCCCTTGGAACCATCCATCTTTCTCGTCCTCGAGTTCCTCGAACACGACCTCAAGTCTATCCTCGAGGACATGCCCGAGCCGTTTCTGGCCTCAGAAGTCAAGACGCTGATGTTGCAGCTCTGCTCCGGGGTGGCGTATCTACACGACAACTGGATCCTTCACCGGGATCTCAAAACGTCGAATTTGTTGTTGAATAACAGGGGCCAGCTAAAGATTGCGGATTTTGGTATGTCGAGATATGTGGGCGATCCGCCGCCGAAACTGACGCAGTTGGTGGTTACGCTGTGGTATCGTGCCCCGGAGCTGTTGCTCGGGGCAACGACATATGGCAGCGCGATTGACATTTGGAGCGTGGGGTGTATCTTTGGGGAGCTTCTGGCCAGGGAGCCGCTTCTGCAGGGGAGGAACGAGGTGGATGAGCTCACGCGGATATTTGAGCTGTGCGGGCTGCCCTCGGAGGAGTCGTGGCCTTCTTTTCGGAGGCTGCCGAACgcgagggggttgaggttgccgaATAACCCGACGCCGGGATCGACGAACTCGAGGATAAGGACAAAGTTTCCGCTTTTGACgtcggcgggggtggggttgtttaATGGGTTGCTTGCGCTGGATCCGGAGAGGaggccggcggcgagggaggtgctGGAGCATGAGTATTTCCGGCAGGACCCCAAGCCGAAGCAGGAGGCCATGTTTCCTACTTTTCCGAGCAAGGCGGgccaggagaggaggaggaagagggagacgcCCAATGCGCCGGTTAGGGGACAAAAGGCGGCGGATTTGGGGGCGGTGGACTTTAGTGGGATTTTTGCTGGgagggagaaagaggagagggggggtgggtttgctttgaggatggtttga
- a CDS encoding hypothetical protein (EggNog:ENOG503P0SH; COG:Q), whose amino-acid sequence MLYTPTPDTLYHPPPHHIDPLGYSRLAIITGCSSGIGLATTQLFLSHQFQVVGLDIAPFDYDLLRVEDHGRFHFHLGDLTLPGQIEEGVRIAHHFGGRVDVLVNVAGILDTFSSADTLLDPDWDNVIAVNLTVPVKMMRAVIPYLKQRPEGGVIVNVASTAGRSGAVAGVAYTASKHGLIGATKNVAWRFRNENIRANAVLPGSVDSSVGNRITKEQRVDLEGYRAVEPVHALQANPIAPLPPITALEVAKTILFLVSDQARTINGVELPVDRAWGVV is encoded by the exons ATGCTCTACACCCCCACCCCAGACACCCtctaccaccccccccctcaccacatCGATCCCCTAGGGTACTCCCGCCTAGCAATCATAACCGGTTGCTCCTCCGGCATAGGCCTCGCCACAACGCAACTCTTTCTTTCCCACCAGTTCCAGGTCGTGGGGCTGGACATCGCACCGTTTGACTACGACCTTTTGCGGGTGGAAGACCACGGTAGATTTCATTTTCATCTAGGGGACCTAACCCTCCCAGGACAGATAGAAGAAGGTGTGAGAATTGCTCACCATTTTGG CGGGAGAGTTGATGTGTTGGTCAATGTAGCCGGCATCCTCGacaccttctcctcagccGACACCCTCCTCGATCCAGACTGGGACAACGTCATCGCCGTCAACCTCACCGTCCCCGTGAAAATGATGAGGGCCGTGATTCCTTACCTCAAACAGAGGCCGGAAGGGGGCGTGATTGTCAATGTGGCTAGCACCgcggggaggagtggtgctgttgctggggttgCCTACACAGCTTCAAAGCACGGGCTG ATAGGAGCAACAAAAAACGTCGCCTGGCGCTTCCGCAACGAAAACATCCGCGCCAACGCCGTCCTCCCCGGCTCAGTCGACTCCTCAGTCGGGAACAGGATAACAAAAGAACAAAGGGTTGATCTGGAGGGGTACAGAGCTGTCGA ACCAGTCCACGCCCTTCAGGCAAACCCCATcgcaccactaccacccatcaccgccctcgaGGTCGCCAAGACGATCCTGTTTCTGGTAAGTGATCAGGCGAGGACCATCAACGGGGTTGAGTTGCCTGTTGATCGGGCATGGGGCGTTGTGTAG
- a CDS encoding hypothetical protein (EggNog:ENOG503P2A6) — MKFSSAVALLGLSSSVSALAWPGFLPELDSLVVRQNSDETTNSPKPTNTPSSNDNNNEEEKEKTTTGPATPLRTNLNTAGISQSGKATGSAAPNGTTSGKPRQTEFNPQDPAGAVVMITPSVMEGYQLYKIGDYITWAWNYTNLQGTPTAIDVLVTNTVAKQTWTLTQNMTFQEQGSYTWDTGAYDRTAVASPLLVEQYTLIIHDSDSEPTGAAPAGMLAPFNSFKFGLYTPKVYTPISDGWKCASCNGAGGMSIDSKAVAAAGVMSVITVLSFTWFVAGFGGLM; from the exons ATGAAGTTTTCGTCGGCCGTTGCCCTCCTGGGCCTCTCCTCTTCAGTCTCCGCGCTCGCATGGCCCGGTTTCTTGCCAGAACTTGACAGTCTGGTGGTAAGGCAGAACAGTGATG AAACGACCAACTCCCCGAAGCCAACAAACACACCCTCGAGCAATGATAACAACAAcgaagaggagaaagagaagaccACAACGGGCCCAGCCACACCACTCAGGACAAACCTCAACACAGCCGGCATTTCGCAATCGGGCAAGGCCACAGGCAGCGCAGCACCGAATGGCACCACTTCCGGCAAGCCCCGCCAAACCGAATTCAATCCACAAGACCCAGCCGGCGCCGTCGTCATGATCACCCCTTCGGTTATGGAAGGCTACCAGCTGTATAAGATTGGCGACTACATCACCTGGGCCTGGAACTATACCAACCTGCAAGGAACTCCCACCGCCATCGACGTGCTCGTTACCAACACCGTAGCCAAGCAGACGTGGACCCTCACCCAGAACATGACGTTTCAGGAGCAAGGAAGTTACACTTGGGACACGGGCGCATACGACCGGACAGCCGTGGCGTCTCCTCTGTTGGTGGAACAGtacaccctcatcatccacgaTTCTGACTCGGAGCCCACTGGCGCGGCACCTGCGGGCATGCTTGCGCCCTTCAACAGCTTCAAATTCGGATTATACACCCCCAAGGTCTATACCCCCATCAGCGACGGCTGGAAATGCGCCTCTTGCAATGGTGCGGGTGGCATGTCGATTGACAGCAAGGCCGTGGCTGCCGCGGGCGTGATGAGTGTGATCACAGTATTGAGCTTCACGTGGTTCGtggctgggtttggtgggttgATGTAG